Proteins encoded together in one Anticarsia gemmatalis isolate Benzon Research Colony breed Stoneville strain chromosome 1, ilAntGemm2 primary, whole genome shotgun sequence window:
- the LOC142976303 gene encoding trypsin, alkaline C-like, producing the protein MRALVALALFVAAVSAAPKTFDNRIIGGSVTTINNYPSIVPLLFSSNWVNFIQDCGATILNQRSLLTAAHCFHDAKNDIRRWMFRVGSSFAHSGGVQHYISQIIIHPSYNRPTIDNDVAVLRSSNNINYINNAVQPASIAGSNYNLGDNQVVWAAGWGVTEFGWPSEQLRHVQVWTINQGVCRQRYGQAAITDNMLCSGWLDVGGRDQCQGDSGGPLYHNGIVVGVTSWGSGCGNAFFPGVNARVSRFTSWIQSNA; encoded by the exons ATGCGTGCGTTGGTTGCGTTGGCTTTGTTCGTGGCAGCAGTTTCGGCTGCTCCAAAGACCTTTGACAATAGAATAATTGGTGGTTCTGTAACTACTATTAACAACTACCCAAGCATCGTTCCCCTGCTCTTCTCTTCTAACTGGGTGAATTTTATCCAAGATTGTGGTGCTACCATTCTCAACCAGAGATCTCTTCTCACTGCTGCTCATTGTTTCCA TGACGCTAAGAACGACATCAGAAGATGGATGTTCCGTGTCGGCTCATCTTTCGCCCACAGTGGAGGTGTCCAACATTACATCAGCCAGATCATCATTCACCCCAGCTACAACCGCCCCACTATCGACAACGATGTCGCTGTATTGCGTTCGTCTAACAACATTAACTACATAAACAACGCAGTCCAGCCGGCAAGCATTGCTGGTTCTAACTACAATCTTGGTGACAACCAAGTTGTTTGGGCTGCTGGTTGGGGTGTCACT gAATTCGGCTGGCCATCCGAGCAGCTTCGTCACGTCCAAGTTTGGACTATCAACCAGGGTGTCTGTCGCCAGCGTTATGGTCAGGCCGCTATCACCGACAACATGTTGTGCTCCGGCTGGCTCGACGTTGGTGGTCGTGACCAGTGCCAGGGTGACTCCGGCGGTCCTCTCTACCACAACGGCATTGTCGTCGGCGTCACCTCCTGGGGCAGTGGTTGTGGAAACGCTTTCTTCCCTGGAGTCAACGCTCGTGTTTCCCGTTTCACTTCTTGGATTCAGTCAAATGCTTAA
- the LOC142976493 gene encoding trypsin, alkaline A-like, with translation MRAFIVLALCAAAVSAAPPTFDHRIIGGSVTTINNYPSIVPLLFASNWVNFIQDCGGSILNQRSILTAAHCFHDAKNNPARWRIRAGSSNAHSGGSVHNVNQIIIHPSYNRPTIDNDIAILRLASNLVMSNTVRAASIAGANYNLADNQVVWAAGWGMTEFGGPSEQLRHVQVWTVNQAVCRQRYGASAITDNMLCSGWLDVGGRDQCQGDSGGPLYHNGIVVGVCSWGRGCAQAFFPGVNARVSRFTSWIQSNA, from the exons ATGCGTGCGTTTATTGTACTGGCTTTGTGCGCGGCGGCAGTTTCAGCTGCCCCACCGACTTTCGACCACCGTATCATCGGTGGTTCGGTCACCACCATCAACAACTACCCAAGCATCGTGCCTCTGCTCTTTGCTTCAAACTGGGTCAACTTCATCCAAGACTGTGGTGGTTCCATCTTGAACCAGAGATCCATCCTCACCGCTGCCCACTGCTTCCa cgACGCTAAGAACAACCCCGCAAGATGGCGTATTCGTGCCGGCTCCTCTAACGCCCACAGCGGAGGTTCAGTACACAACGTGAACCAAATCATCATTCACCCCAGCTACAACCGCCCCACTATTGACAATGACATCGCCATTTTGCGCCTTGCCTCCAATCTTGTCATGAGCAACACTGTCCGTGCGGCAAGCATTGCCGGCGCCAACTACAACCTTGCTGACAACCAGGTCGTATGGGCTGCAGGATGGGGAATGACT GAATTCGGCGGACCTTCTGAGCAGCTTCGTCATGTCCAAGTCTGGACTGTCAACCAGGCTGTCTGCCGCCAGCGTTATGGTGCATCTGCTATCACTGACAACATGTTGTGCTCCGGCTGGCTCGACGTCGGTGGTCGCGACCAGTGCCAGGGTGACTCCGGCGGTCCTCTCTACCACAACGGCATTGTTGTCGGTGTCTGCTCATGGGGCAGAGGTTGTGCTCAAGCCTTCTTCCCTGGTGTCAATGCCCGCGTCTCTCGTTTCACTTCTTGGATCCAGTCTAACGCTTAA
- the LOC142976510 gene encoding trypsin, alkaline C-like: MRAINFLVVCVAAVTAASDTARVAGAVTTIDRYPSIVSIISSGDLFHDWHQTCVGSILNNRAILTAAQCILNNPLVTQRVRVGSSFALNGGTLHTISQVIIHPNWGSFMIDSDIAVLHLRNFIQYNDFVQPGRFAGPNYNVAVNEPVWAAGWGVYHHIDSDSEQLRHTQLSVADQEVCRNRYGVLVTDGMICTRPREESAGLCGGDAGSPIFHHGVVVGVLSYNGPVTCGSDLYPSVNIGVPRYITWISANA, translated from the exons CCGCAAGTGACACTGCCAGAGTCGCCGGAGCAGTGACAACCATCGATAGATATCCTTCGATAGTATCTATAATATCCTCTGGAGATTTATTTCATGATTGGCATCAAACATGCGTCGGATCTATTCTCAATAACAGAGCTATACTCACTGCCGCTCAATGCATTTT AAATAATCCCCTGGTAACTCAGCGGGTCCGCGTCGGCTCATCATTCGCTCTTAATGGTGGAACCTTACATACTATCTCACAAGTTATCATCCATCCAAATTGGGGTAGTTTTATGATTGATAGTGATATAGCTGTCCTGCACCTTCGCAATTTTATCCAGTACAACGATTTTGTTCAACCTGGACGGTTCGCTGGTCCGAATTACAATGTTGCTGTTAATGAGCCGGTGTGGGCTGCTGGATGGGGAGTATATCAT CACATCGACTCCGATTCAGAACAACTACGGCACACGCAGCTTTCGGTTGCCGATCAAGAGGTGTGTAGAAACCGTTATGGAGTTTTAGTCACCGATGGGATGATCTGCACTCGTCCACGTGAAGAAAGCGCTGGTCTTTGTGGTGGAGACGCCGGCAGTCCTATCTTCCACCACGGTGTTGTTGTCGGTGTTCTTTCCTACAATGGCCCGGTCACGTGTGGTAGTGACTTGTATCCTTCAGTCAACATTGGTGTACCTCGATATATTACGTGGATATCTGCTAATGCGTAA
- the LOC142976292 gene encoding trypsin, alkaline A-like encodes MREIVLLALCVAAVSAAPSKVGQRIIGGSVVTINYYPHISALLYSATGTTFAQDCGGTILNQRSVLSAAHCFLDDRNNRSRWRFRVGSAFASSGGVVHVVNQIIFHPQYNRDTQDSDVAILQSTSTIVYINNAVQPARIAGALYDLEDDEIVWAAGWGMTEYNRPSEQLRHVQVWTINQEICRERYDATSITDNMLCSGVLDVGGRDQCQGDSGGPLYHDDVVVGICSWGYNCAEAEYPGVNVRVSRFATWILSNA; translated from the exons ATGCGTGAGATTGTATTGCTGGCTCTTTGCGTGGCTGCTGTTTCag CTGCCCCGTCAAAGGTTGGCCAAAGGATTATCGGCGGCTCCGTGGTCACCATTAACTACTATCCTCACATCTCAGCTTTGCTCTACAGTGCAACTGGTACCACCTTTGCTCAGGACTGTGGTGGTACCATCCTCAACCAAAGATCTGTCCTTTCTGCAGCTCACTGTTTCCT TGATGATAGGAACAACCGTTCAAGGTGGCGTTTCCGAGTCGGTTCTGCTTTTGCCAGCAGTGGGGGAGTAGTTCATGTCGTAAACCAGATTATTTTCCATCCTCAATACAACCGGGATACTCAAGATAGCGATGTCGCAATTTTGCAGTCTACGAGCACTATTGTTTATATAAACAATGCTGTGCAGCCGGCTAGAATCGCTGGCGCTCTCTATGACCTTGAAGACGATGAGATTGTCTGGGCCGCTGGATGGGGTATGACT GAATATAACAGGCCTTCGGAACAGCTTCGTCACGTGCAAGTCTGGACTATCAATCAGGAAATATGTCGGGAGCGTTATGATGCAACTTCTATCACCGACAACATGCTGTGCTCTGGAGTGCTCGACGTCGGTGGTCGTGACCAGTGCCAGGGTGACTCCGGCGGTCCTCTCTACCACGATGACGTAGTCGTTGGCATCTGCTCTTGGGGTTACAACTGCGCTGAAGCAGAGTACCCTGGTGTTAATGTGCGAGTCTCTCGGTTTGCTACTTGGATCTTATCCAACGCTTAA
- the LOC142975131 gene encoding trypsin, alkaline C-like, protein MRALVVLALFVVAVSAAPKTFDNRIIGGSIVVLPFSTRDLFSLLLIVSRNHLLSYIVPLLFASNWVNFIQDCGGSILNQRSILTAAHCFHDAKNNPARWRIRAGSSNAHSGGSVHNVNQIIIHPSYNRPTIDNDIAILRLASNLVMSNTVRAASIAGANYNLADNQVVWAAGWGMTEFGGPSEQLRHVQVWTVNQAVCRQRYGASAITDNMLCSGWLDVGGRDQCQGDSGGPLYHNGIVVGVCSWGRGCAQAFFPGVNARVSRFTSWIQSNA, encoded by the exons ATGCGTGCGTTGGTTGTGTTGGCTTTGTTCGTGGTAGCAGTTTCGGCTGCTCCAAAGACCTTTGACAATAGAATAATTGGTGGTTCT ATTGTGGTGCTACCATTCTCAACCAGAGATCTCTTCTCACTGCTGCTCATTGTTTCCAGAAATCATCTACTGTCGTACATCGTGCCTCTGCTCTTTGCTTCAAACTGGGTCAACTTCATCCAAGACTGTGGTGGTTCCATCTTGAACCAGAGATCCATCCTCACCGCTGCCCACTGCTTCCa cgACGCTAAGAACAACCCCGCAAGATGGCGTATTCGTGCCGGCTCCTCTAACGCCCACAGCGGAGGTTCAGTACACAACGTGAACCAAATCATCATTCACCCCAGCTACAACCGTCCCACTATTGACAATGACATCGCCATTTTGCGCCTTGCCTCCAATCTTGTCATGAGCAACACTGTCCGTGCGGCAAGCATTGCCGGCGCCAACTACAACCTTGCTGACAACCAGGTCGTATGGGCTGCCGGATGGGGAATGACT GAATTCGGCGGACCTTCTGAGCAGCTTCGTCATGTCCAAGTCTGGACTGTCAACCAGGCTGTCTGCCGCCAGCGTTATGGTGCATCTGCTATCACTGACAACATGCTGTGCTCCGGCTGGCTCGACGTCGGTGGTCGCGACCAGTGCCAGGGTGACTCCGGCGGTCCTCTCTACCACAACGGCATTGTTGTCGGTGTCTGTTCATGGGGCAGAGGTTGTGCTCAAGCCTTCTTCCCTGGTGTCAATGCCCGCGTCTCTCGTTTCACTTCTTGGATCCAGTCTAACGCTTAA